The following are encoded in a window of Patescibacteria group bacterium genomic DNA:
- a CDS encoding TIGR00282 family metallophosphoesterase — translation MHILIIGDIVGKPGRKAVAELLPQIRKEFDIDFVIANVENLAHGFGFTSQTLQELTNAGVDAGTSGNHAWAKPDGRELLSNRNSIVVRPANYPVGTPGVGAKTFTIATKSILVVNLMGRVFMKENLDCPFRALDAILQANSGTRHAGIIVDFHAETTSEKNAFGLYADGRVSAVVGTHTHVPTADERVMPGKTAYISDIGMVGLQHSVIGFDSGPLQSFLTQIHQHFEISDHGTVVFNSVLIDLDTATAQARSITRIQRIVNV, via the coding sequence ATGCATATTCTTATCATTGGAGATATTGTTGGAAAACCGGGGCGCAAAGCAGTCGCAGAACTTCTGCCGCAGATCCGCAAAGAATTTGATATTGACTTTGTCATCGCAAATGTCGAAAATCTTGCACATGGTTTTGGATTTACTTCTCAAACCCTCCAAGAACTTACGAATGCAGGAGTAGATGCCGGCACAAGCGGCAATCATGCATGGGCGAAACCAGATGGACGTGAGTTGCTTTCGAACCGCAACTCCATTGTCGTGCGGCCTGCAAATTATCCTGTCGGCACCCCGGGCGTAGGGGCAAAAACCTTTACTATTGCAACAAAATCCATTCTCGTGGTAAACTTAATGGGTCGGGTATTCATGAAGGAAAACCTCGACTGTCCTTTTCGTGCGCTTGATGCAATCCTACAAGCTAACAGCGGCACTCGGCATGCTGGGATTATTGTGGACTTCCACGCTGAAACCACTTCGGAAAAGAACGCTTTTGGCCTCTACGCCGATGGGAGGGTTTCGGCAGTTGTGGGAACACACACTCACGTCCCTACAGCAGACGAACGAGTTATGCCAGGCAAAACAGCTTATATTTCCGATATCGGCATGGTTGGGCTCCAACATTCGGTGATTGGGTTCGATTCAGGCCCTCTCCAGAGCTTTTTGACCCAAATCCATCAGCATTTTGAGATATCCGACCACGGCACAGTGGTATTCAACTCAGTACTGATCGACCTGGATACGGCTACGGCGCAGGCACGATCGATCACGCGCATTCAACGAATAGTCAATGTTTGA
- a CDS encoding HU family DNA-binding protein → MTTKGTKFKKADLIEHLAAKLEVTKKQAEDMIEAVLVYITDTLKRGDELTLTGFGTFLAKERKGRLGINPKNVTQRVEIPPSIVPRFKAGKALKEALKKII, encoded by the coding sequence ATGACAACAAAAGGAACCAAGTTCAAAAAAGCAGACCTCATCGAGCATCTTGCCGCTAAACTCGAGGTCACTAAAAAGCAGGCCGAAGACATGATTGAAGCAGTACTCGTCTACATCACTGATACCCTCAAGCGCGGCGATGAACTGACACTCACCGGTTTTGGCACATTCTTAGCGAAAGAACGAAAGGGGCGCTTGGGCATCAATCCAAAGAATGTCACCCAACGCGTTGAGATTCCGCCATCGATTGTCCCCCGCTTCAAAGCAGGCAAAGCGCTCAAGGAAGCATTGAAAAAAATAATATAG
- a CDS encoding 1-acyl-sn-glycerol-3-phosphate acyltransferase, producing MKHLISRAVESSAVALSEGTYARFLKETLPIYEREGLAGVSGELLKRIGIQVDVVQQDNPEFLLMRNRLNTRPGLIISNHPGYIDVPVVLQAIKRHDIKVMVTEKRYPQFTALYGDHFVPAPSSGTQAKNVLGEARRHIVQGGVFLLFPSGEVEARGGSKLFQSGFRALLEQLLPETMVYAFHVNKEDIQGMIQREKRNSMARITRVRIGIHPAPQFCIRLNETYTTCEQWQKAAQDARGSSSKNQALTEYYDKLFE from the coding sequence ATGAAGCATCTCATATCTCGCGCAGTAGAATCATCGGCAGTCGCCCTATCTGAAGGAACCTATGCACGTTTTTTGAAAGAAACACTCCCGATATATGAGCGTGAAGGACTTGCAGGAGTTTCAGGAGAGCTTCTGAAGCGCATCGGCATTCAAGTTGATGTTGTTCAGCAAGACAATCCAGAGTTTTTACTGATGCGCAATCGCTTGAATACCAGGCCGGGATTGATTATTTCAAATCACCCAGGATATATCGATGTGCCTGTAGTGCTTCAAGCGATCAAGCGGCACGATATCAAAGTCATGGTAACCGAAAAACGCTATCCGCAGTTCACGGCACTCTATGGAGATCATTTTGTGCCAGCCCCCTCAAGCGGAACGCAGGCGAAAAACGTCCTTGGCGAAGCGCGCAGACATATTGTGCAGGGAGGAGTATTCCTGTTGTTTCCCAGTGGTGAGGTAGAAGCACGGGGAGGGAGCAAGCTTTTTCAAAGCGGATTCCGTGCGCTTCTCGAACAGCTCTTACCTGAGACAATGGTCTACGCCTTTCATGTGAACAAAGAAGATATTCAGGGTATGATACAGCGCGAAAAGCGAAATTCCATGGCACGCATAACGCGTGTGCGTATAGGAATCCATCCCGCACCGCAGTTTTGCATTCGTCTCAATGAGACGTATACTACCTGTGAGCAGTGGCAAAAAGCAGCGCAGGATGCGAGGGGATCATCTTCGAAAAATCAAGCCCTCACCGAATACTACGATAAGCTATTTGAATAG
- a CDS encoding ABC transporter ATP-binding protein: MVSKETLLQLKDATVQYGGVRALDGVSVSLDEGEVVALMGPNGAGKSTVLKAIFGIAPLSHGDVYWHEKKIYPVPHEVVQLGISFVPQGRRVFSSLTVEENIEIGAYGISQVKEMRRRRDEVMELFPALRAKKNAQAGTLSGGQQQMLALARGLMRDPKVLLLDEPSLGLAPKVVKEIFHKIKEINERHGTAIFIVEHNLKSLFEIVQRAYILDKGRVVYDGDIPTLQKTDLLEKVFLGAA, encoded by the coding sequence ATGGTAAGTAAAGAAACTCTCTTACAGCTCAAAGATGCAACGGTGCAGTATGGAGGCGTTAGGGCGCTTGACGGCGTTTCTGTTTCCCTTGATGAGGGAGAGGTGGTGGCGCTGATGGGTCCCAATGGAGCAGGGAAGTCGACAGTGTTAAAAGCAATCTTTGGTATTGCGCCCTTGAGCCATGGAGATGTGTATTGGCATGAAAAAAAAATCTATCCCGTTCCCCATGAAGTGGTGCAGCTTGGGATATCCTTTGTGCCCCAGGGGCGAAGAGTTTTTTCGAGCCTCACCGTGGAAGAAAATATAGAGATCGGGGCATACGGTATTTCACAAGTCAAAGAAATGCGGAGGCGGCGCGATGAAGTGATGGAGTTGTTCCCTGCATTGCGTGCAAAAAAGAATGCTCAGGCGGGAACGCTTTCCGGAGGACAGCAGCAAATGCTTGCGCTCGCACGCGGTCTTATGCGAGACCCAAAAGTGTTATTGCTCGATGAGCCTTCGCTTGGACTTGCTCCGAAGGTAGTGAAAGAAATTTTCCATAAGATCAAGGAAATCAATGAGCGACATGGGACGGCAATTTTTATTGTTGAGCATAATTTGAAATCCCTTTTTGAGATTGTCCAGCGTGCATATATTCTTGATAAGGGGCGCGTTGTTTATGATGGTGATATTCCTACGTTGCAAAAAACCGATCTTTTGGAAAAAGTATTTTTAGGCGCTGCATAA
- a CDS encoding ATP-binding cassette domain-containing protein, protein MFALQTHNLKKYFGGVHAVDGLTLSIRKGTITSIVGPNGSGKSSCVNVLSGVYSIDAGTVTIDSVAFHKLNTYDVSTYGITRTFQEVRLFEQMTVLDNMLVVTTERNVFGALAEKHSDYHYRKSIDVLKRVGLEERKNALALNLSYGQRKLLEIARVLAMDKSLILFDEPFAGLFPQMVKIVVSIVKELREQGKTIVLIEHNMDLIRELSDEVIVIDEGRVLASGEPGAVLKRRDVIEAYLGE, encoded by the coding sequence ATGTTCGCACTCCAAACACATAATCTCAAAAAATATTTCGGCGGTGTCCACGCAGTGGATGGATTGACGCTGTCGATCCGTAAAGGGACAATCACAAGTATCGTGGGCCCCAATGGGTCGGGAAAAAGTTCATGTGTCAATGTGCTGTCCGGCGTGTATTCCATTGACGCTGGCACGGTCACCATTGATAGTGTGGCATTCCACAAACTCAACACCTATGATGTTTCGACCTATGGCATTACCCGCACATTTCAAGAGGTGCGGCTTTTTGAGCAGATGACCGTATTGGATAATATGTTAGTGGTCACAACTGAGCGGAATGTGTTTGGCGCGTTGGCCGAAAAACATTCGGATTACCACTATCGCAAAAGCATCGATGTGCTCAAGCGAGTCGGGCTTGAAGAAAGGAAAAATGCGCTTGCTTTAAATCTATCTTATGGACAGCGAAAGCTTCTCGAAATTGCCCGCGTACTTGCAATGGACAAATCACTTATCTTGTTTGACGAGCCGTTTGCAGGGCTCTTTCCGCAAATGGTAAAAATCGTTGTATCGATTGTGAAAGAACTGCGCGAACAGGGAAAGACTATTGTGTTGATTGAACACAACATGGATCTTATCCGCGAGCTGTCTGATGAAGTGATTGTTATCGATGAAGGAAGGGTTTTGGCATCCGGTGAACCCGGCGCCGTACTTAAACGTCGGGATGTTATTGAAGCATATTTAGGAGAATAA